Part of the Paenibacillus terrae HPL-003 genome is shown below.
AAAACGGTGCTCCTTTTGCAAGTGTCCGCCGAGCAAATGAATGGAAACGCCCTCCTTTTCGGAAAGAACATCAGCCTGATTGATCGAATTGGTAATGACCGAGCACTCCGGTACATGGAGTCTTTCGGCACATGCCTGTACAGTGGTGGAGGAATCGAGAATGATGCGATCCCCGTCACGGACCATATTGGCAGCTATTTGTCCGATAACTTGCTTTTCTGCGGATACTGTGAGCAGTCTCTCTTTATAGTTTCTGGTTAATTCGTGATCCAGTGTAGGCAGAAGGGCACCGCCACGGGTTCGAATAATTTTCTGGTGCTCCTCTAGCTTTACCAGATCTCGGCGGGCGGTATCTCTTGATACATTAAAAAATTCGCAAATATCATCCACCGAAATACGCTTGTGAAGCTGTAGGTAGTCCACAATTTTTAGCATCCGTTCTTCTTGATACATAAAATGCTCCTTGTGTTCAAAATGAATTTGGTATTATGTAAGTGATTATAAGTAAAGTTAAGTTATTTTGCAATATAATCTCTTTTTCTGCTTCTAATAACGTGAAATAAGTGAATTTACATAAGTGAAAGTGCGTTTTTTCTCGGTAAAATACTTATTTTGAAATTTTAAAAATAAGTATTGCCATTCATTCTTCTATTTGATATACTCTTACTTGTCGCCAAGTTGGCGTATAAAAATGCGGCCCGTTGGTCAAGCGGTTAAGACACCTCCCTTTCACGGAGGTAACAGGGGTTCGATTCCCCTACGGGTCATTGTTGTCTTTATGGACTACATTGTACATGCTTAAGGGAAACTACTGAGGTCTGGTCTGGTGGCGGACAACTTGGATGAACAGCATGAGCCATTAGCTCAGTTGGTAGAGCACCTGACTTTTAATCAGGGTGTCGAAGGTTCGAGTCCTTCATGGCTCACCATTTATATTTATTATGCGGTCGTGGTGGAATGGCAGACACGCTATCTTGAGGGGGTAGTGAGCGTATGCTCGTGGAGGTTCGAGTCCTCTCGACCGCATCATGGAATAAACAGAAAAGTCTCTCGTAGTAGAGGCTTTTTTTGTTTATGCAGTAATGTAATAAAGTAATTATTATGAAGAAATAATGATTCCATAGTATAATATAAAGCCATAATGTTATAGAATGATAAGTATAAACTGATGAAGTGATGGTGAAAAATATGGACACTCAACTGTTAGGGAATATATCAGAAAATATTTTGGGCTTGTTTCCGATGGTGAAGAAGAAATTTTTAGCCTACGGTCCGCTCGATTTCCCATTACATTTGTCGCCTAATAACTTTCAGGCATTACTGTTGCTGCGTGAAGTGCGCTTGTCTACGGTATCTGATTTGTCCAAACTACTTAATGTCTCACGTCCAAACATGACTCCTCTTCTGGACAAGCTGGTGGAGCATGGATTGGCTGACCGCCAGTCGTGTGATTCGGATCGCAGAGTCGTGAACGTGGCAATTACAGAAGAAGGCGATGCTTTTTGTGAACAGGTATTTCATAACTTTTCCAATAAAATTCAAGAGAGACTGGTGCTTCTGCCAGAAGAAGATTTATTGCACTTGGGTGAAACTTTGAATGAATTGAAGCAGATTTTACTTAAAATCGACAACTATACTGTGTAATTGGTGTACACGAGCTGACTGAGGGCCGCCATTTTCTTCGGAAAATAGGCGGTTTTTGTTGCATATTGTGGTATAATGAAAGTCAACATACATAATTCGGCAATTTTGGCACACGTGATCTTTGAAATGGGAACAGGGGACATGATATCGTTATTTGAGAGTCTGCTGGGGAGGAAGGAACTTCTATGCAATCTATTTACCAACGTATTGAAGAGCTTATCAAGGAACGTGGAATGACAAAAAAAGCGTTCTGCGAGCAGTTGGGTATTAGTACGGGGAACTTTGGGGACTGGAAAAGAGGAAAAACGACGCCAGGCACGAATAAACTCATTGAAATCGCTTCGTTTTTTAATGCCAGTCTGGATTGGATCATGTTGGGGCGCGATGTGCAGGGTGAGGCGCTGAGGGAGTCGAGAGACCCTTATTTTTTTGGAGCTTCAGGGCAACTGGATTGCCAAGGGGAATCACTTAGTGAGGTGGAAAAGGGTTTTATACTTGAGTATATTGAATTTACCCGCTTTCGTAAAGAGAAAAAGCAGGAAGGTTCAACGACGGAATAATTGGGTGCGGAATATTAAAGTAATGATTACCGAATAAGTATTGTTGCAATGATGGTTGGAATTTTGGGAATAGTTCAAGAAAAAGTTAGGGTGTCGGAGGGGATAATTTTGGGAGACCAAACGATTTATCAGCGCATTGAAGCCTTGATTAAGGATCGGGGAATGACGAAGAAGGCGTTTTGTGAAAAGCTCAAAATCAGCTCGGGGAATCTTGGAGACTGGAGAAGAGGCAAAACAACGCCGGGAACGATGCATTTAATCCAGATTTCGGACTTTTTTAATGTGTCGCTGGATTGGTTAATGAAAGGAGTCAAGCCGGGTGAGGGCGTACTTCAGGAGCAGAAGGCTGCTTATTTTTTTGGAGTGATGGGGCCATTGAATTGCCAGGCAGAGGATCTGGATACAGAAGAACAGAATTTCATATTAGAATATGTGGAATTTGCGAAATATCGTAAGCAAAAAGGTGAGAATGATAAAACACAGCCTGAATGATCTTCTCGCTAAAGATCACTCAGGTTGAAAACCCGTAAAACGGACCGGCGGGTTCGATTGACGAGTTTATTTGGGTTGTCGATGTTGTAGCGTGCCGTATACTGAGACGCTCACATCGTTGGTTTCAGAGTGGTGGCGCCTCCTTATAATCGTTATCGTCGATGTTGAGGATTACAGCAACTTGTTTTCTGTACCTTTGTGCTTTGCGGGTGCCGTGAATCAGATTGGACAAGCGTGAAGGCGGGATGTTATGCGTCTCACAAAATGTTTTCTGATCCAGCCGAAGTTCGACAAGCCTTTGTTTGATGGCCCACCCGAAGGAGGTGACAGGCATTTTGTTGTTCAAGTGAAATCGCCCCTTACGGATTCTTGCGGAATAATTGGTGTGTTATAATAATCATCAGTAAACATGTTAGAATTAACCATCTGAAACCATGATACACGTTTATACGTTTTTTTACAATCTAAAATACGTAATTCGGATAAAAAAATCACTTAATTAAGTGATGAATGGTCTGAATAATCCATCTGGAGCCTGTTAATTGTGTTAAATTGCGGTTGTACTCTGGATAAAAAAAGCACTCTGCCACTGGAAAAAGTGGTGGAGTGCTTTTGTCATTGGTGCTGGAATGGTGAAAACAGGCATCAGGGGGATGCTGGAGGCGTATAATCGGGCCGGACGAAGGAATTAGTGAATTTCATCCGCGCTGGTGGTTGCTGCTCATATAGGGTGGCTGAGCAATGTAAGAGCTGGACCAATGCCTGTGCAGAAGGCCGCGCTGAAATGCGGTTGGTTCAGACTCTGGGGCGTTGAATTGTTTCCATGCGGCTAGAAGCTCGTTGGTCATTCGCTGAATAACAGGATTCTTTTCCTCATAAGGGGGATTAAGCAGCTTGGAAGCATCTTCGACACAGAAGGACACTGCCGCGGCAAGGTAGCCGTGAATGGTCTGCTCTACATCATTTCCAAGGGAAACGTTTATCCAACTATGAACGGTTGCAAGTGTACCAATCGCATTATATTGGATGAGTGTAGCTTCGAGTTGGTCGAATTCAAGCCAAGGGTACAAGGCTTTGGCGAGCTTAAGCAGGCGTTGGCCGGATAGGCGGGACTCTTTCACATGCTGGAGGGAAGAACGCTGGGCGTGCAGCATTTTATCGATGAGGGCGATACGCCAACCATCATTTTGCTGAATAGCGATATAAAGGCTTTTGATAGCCATGCCATCGAGGGATGTGAACTGAGGATGCAGATCAGTGCGTGCATAGTGTTCCAGGTCTTGTAAACAGGTTAAGCGGCCATTGCGAAACAGCTCCTCCAGCCCGTAGGAACGAGTGAAGCCACCGACAGGCAGGGAAGGGTCCAACAGCAATGCGTAGTTCAGCAAACGATTGCCTTTGTGCAATGC
Proteins encoded:
- a CDS encoding DeoR/GlpR family DNA-binding transcription regulator translates to MYQEERMLKIVDYLQLHKRISVDDICEFFNVSRDTARRDLVKLEEHQKIIRTRGGALLPTLDHELTRNYKERLLTVSAEKQVIGQIAANMVRDGDRIILDSSTTVQACAERLHVPECSVITNSINQADVLSEKEGVSIHLLGGHLQKEHRFVYGSSAIATLSRYFVDKAFVGIGGISLHGLSINHEEDGMLKHQMMKQADQVIILADHSKFGKNLPYRFADLSEVDIVITDRLPDPAMLDVFRRHDVEVIVP
- a CDS encoding MarR family winged helix-turn-helix transcriptional regulator, whose product is MDTQLLGNISENILGLFPMVKKKFLAYGPLDFPLHLSPNNFQALLLLREVRLSTVSDLSKLLNVSRPNMTPLLDKLVEHGLADRQSCDSDRRVVNVAITEEGDAFCEQVFHNFSNKIQERLVLLPEEDLLHLGETLNELKQILLKIDNYTV
- a CDS encoding helix-turn-helix domain-containing protein; this encodes MQSIYQRIEELIKERGMTKKAFCEQLGISTGNFGDWKRGKTTPGTNKLIEIASFFNASLDWIMLGRDVQGEALRESRDPYFFGASGQLDCQGESLSEVEKGFILEYIEFTRFRKEKKQEGSTTE
- a CDS encoding helix-turn-helix domain-containing protein; the protein is MGDQTIYQRIEALIKDRGMTKKAFCEKLKISSGNLGDWRRGKTTPGTMHLIQISDFFNVSLDWLMKGVKPGEGVLQEQKAAYFFGVMGPLNCQAEDLDTEEQNFILEYVEFAKYRKQKGENDKTQPE
- a CDS encoding urease accessory UreF family protein, which produces MLNYALLLDPSLPVGGFTRSYGLEELFRNGRLTCLQDLEHYARTDLHPQFTSLDGMAIKSLYIAIQQNDGWRIALIDKMLHAQRSSLQHVKESRLSGQRLLKLAKALYPWLEFDQLEATLIQYNAIGTLATVHSWINVSLGNDVEQTIHGYLAAAVSFCVEDASKLLNPPYEEKNPVIQRMTNELLAAWKQFNAPESEPTAFQRGLLHRHWSSSYIAQPPYMSSNHQRG